A region of Nostoc sp. 'Peltigera membranacea cyanobiont' N6 DNA encodes the following proteins:
- a CDS encoding GNAT family N-acetyltransferase: protein MIAQINGRPIGFVQIIDPAREESRYWGDVAPDLRAIDIWIGEETDLGKGYGTKMMQLALNRCFADPRVTTVLIDPLASNTRAHRFYERLG, encoded by the coding sequence ATAATTGCCCAGATCAATGGTCGTCCCATTGGATTTGTCCAAATTATCGATCCAGCACGAGAGGAAAGCCGTTATTGGGGCGATGTTGCACCGGATCTTCGTGCCATTGATATCTGGATTGGGGAAGAAACAGATTTGGGCAAAGGCTACGGCACAAAAATGATGCAGCTTGCCCTAAATCGATGTTTTGCCGACCCGCGTGTGACGACTGTCCTCATCGATCCACTTGCCAGCAATACTCGCGCTCACCGCTTCTATGAACGCCTTGGCTGA